A part of Paenibacillus sp. 481 genomic DNA contains:
- a CDS encoding 3'-5' exonuclease yields the protein MKEGKLYMEITLALELFQMERRFSTAIFCKIKGIKQGYIYINHGASKPEKAFGEGLILILQKLKAVYHDYSILLAFSEGYLSITYPSIRTEIFWILGQFRTFTFVKERYTETLNIVNQMGQIDTIREGHLHGYTFEQVKNKTDCLTQKTKVLKKQSRLLDYNELFLPTHGVIIDFETNSPYVKFARIFEVGAVKFENGVIVDRFQSFTNPGIKIPPSISELTGIKQSDIDSAPKNYVVMKQLVKFIGNTPVLVGHNLHTFDFELLRKFMDKFHFPPFLGTLLCTRKLSKKIQIISKDYKLETLCELFDIKNKSAHRALSDCEATFELLIALYNHTLLGGKVT from the coding sequence ATGAAAGAAGGAAAACTGTATATGGAAATTACTCTGGCTTTAGAATTATTCCAAATGGAGCGACGCTTCTCGACCGCCATTTTTTGCAAAATAAAGGGGATTAAACAAGGTTACATTTACATAAATCATGGGGCATCTAAGCCTGAAAAAGCTTTCGGAGAGGGGCTAATTTTAATTTTACAAAAGCTGAAGGCAGTATATCATGATTATTCTATATTACTTGCATTCTCAGAAGGATACCTCAGCATAACATATCCTTCAATACGTACAGAAATTTTCTGGATTTTAGGACAATTTAGGACTTTCACATTTGTTAAAGAGCGATATACTGAGACACTTAATATAGTAAACCAAATGGGGCAAATAGATACAATAAGAGAAGGGCATTTGCATGGATATACATTTGAACAAGTCAAAAATAAGACGGACTGCTTGACACAAAAAACTAAAGTTTTAAAAAAACAATCTAGACTGTTAGATTACAATGAACTATTCTTACCAACTCACGGTGTAATAATTGACTTCGAAACTAACTCACCTTATGTAAAATTTGCACGAATTTTTGAAGTAGGTGCAGTAAAGTTTGAGAACGGAGTGATAGTTGATCGATTTCAAAGCTTTACGAATCCAGGTATTAAAATACCTCCATCAATAAGCGAATTAACGGGCATTAAGCAATCAGACATTGATTCAGCACCAAAAAATTATGTTGTTATGAAGCAACTTGTTAAGTTTATTGGTAACACGCCAGTTTTAGTTGGTCATAACCTACATACATTTGATTTTGAATTACTCCGAAAATTTATGGATAAGTTTCATTTTCCGCCATTTTTAGGTACATTACTCTGCACTCGAAAGCTATCTAAAAAAATTCAGATTATTTCAAAAGATTATAAGTTAGAAACTCTTTGTGAATTGTTTGATATTAAAAACAAATCAGCACATAGAGCTTTAAGTGATTGCGAAGCAACCTTTGAGTTACTTATTGCGCTTTATAACCACACATTATTAGGTGGCAAAGTTACATAA
- a CDS encoding TnsA endonuclease N-terminal domain-containing protein has translation MFNPIVMSRSKKYGNNYWTANGPKVGRKVVLYNDLEFDHFVRVDTDPNVIAYCEQPLEISYVCGEKIHTSIFDMWIKYRNGEEVFVEIKYLIELNPDHHRFSRTMRQISAQQKWCEENGYKHIVMTEASIRESRIERENRIKMLSIVSNIQKPENLEEILCVIKQGRCTVQELLRKLESEFTINKIINICAWLMYTGVVCTNITEILWGNSTEVWIDD, from the coding sequence ATGTTTAATCCTATCGTCATGTCTCGTAGTAAAAAATACGGGAATAACTACTGGACTGCAAATGGCCCTAAAGTGGGTCGTAAAGTGGTGCTATACAATGATTTGGAATTTGATCATTTTGTTCGAGTTGATACTGATCCTAATGTAATAGCCTATTGTGAACAGCCATTAGAAATTAGTTATGTTTGTGGCGAGAAGATTCATACGAGCATATTTGATATGTGGATTAAGTATCGCAACGGTGAAGAAGTATTCGTAGAAATTAAATATTTAATTGAACTAAACCCTGATCATCATAGATTCTCACGCACGATGAGACAGATTAGCGCCCAACAGAAATGGTGTGAAGAAAACGGATATAAACATATTGTAATGACTGAAGCATCAATACGCGAGAGTAGGATCGAGAGGGAGAATCGAATTAAAATGTTGTCCATTGTTTCCAATATACAGAAGCCCGAGAATCTGGAGGAGATTTTATGTGTTATAAAGCAGGGACGATGCACTGTTCAAGAGCTGCTTCGAAAATTAGAAAGTGAGTTTACAATCAATAAAATTATTAATATTTGCGCATGGCTCATGTATACAGGTGTTGTATGCACTAACATAACAGAAATCTTATGGGGAAACAGTACGGAGGTTTGGATTGATGACTAG
- a CDS encoding ATP-binding protein: MTTHDKNPTAGIGDPYWYEWTIGQKYVVDMLNTDNRIEYVILQATEAQGLDDVVIVYADGTSEYVQVKHTRAEDTITFGNMLSLLKSMSKAWATLKSKWMKCSPVLFSNRKISTKSTTMKDSNTVEYHRPALDQFLLHLQSELTTAFKLTDVRMPVQWLVAWNEWNDQLSGLSSDDEKLEFLKLLVIKAEQPDLEELTSQVTQKISTTFGISTEKARSIFSQLDHALRKWVTTSRGQKESIHREEVYEVLSMRSQELVGEHMLLPPAPFFPSRLKFLEDLSNHLLSGSHPITFLTGMPGQGKTSVVSALANRRDPIIDLRYHAFKPITPQTERLPADSGVTTKAEVLWGDLLIELRSFFFKGRLARYNVPIRNDFLTLVQLISEVLRLANILGEERGRPTIIAIDGIDHAARAGVDQHSFLETLIPPDAVPKHVHFLIVGQPANSYDKYPFWLKGSSYGVSRWIVEGIQEEDISQLLATEIPELPVDQFQATVRLINYVSKENTLAAIFAIEEAKSLLDVDELQIKLTNRRLTNSISEYYENIWLAAVARLDDRFPFVGQRLASCLSLANERVTGKDLAIIFAEVMNISPIDWTEALRALRPLVIEENDGFRVTHNDVRVHLTKQVHAQPERLREVASLIANYYWKVPDKGIARHASLFDLLRKSDRHSDQARVFMPEYVMEGIALERPIRELHEQCQQALLHVAETRDWDCVHAVSCAAATLVQLHKSVDWTGSSFEYVPDVPPLLFSEGRVPNKEAWTLDGVHLTMVDAYRLIQVHERERAYSLIRRWFFDMTPIDLVSILKDNVFDQITDYEHLNETFQATLRVWGQVSYHVGLLWTESKESYMTEDVLNRQAWAHFSNGVMSESLEYGDLRDWIWSRQVSVYTFFSDMEENLLQLASKRRWPEIAYTLKEWGGKRDRLPDTFQIKAAALSLFTERKDLFDFWVQPIVDEGFKCLENIDSSRHLEDHVLLYCMVSFVLGWTQPSRENSGIGEEGVAAYYVKRRDSRTKGHLSALLRGSALAGKWLGTYRRRGEEAAGRIVSSHEVKLVLKALVIKKRNFNETAYKDQPATKWIVEVIIECASLIGGEADRTVYQFMKEYSQSYPVNYMMEIAWRYLWDRGEEELLEHWFLHWCADEGRAWHHDVAERVDIVNRISDLAAEIGFQQEAKRARQLLKWGMIGYTGHKEYVLESPQDWYKELAKLEPEIWENEGKQLLEICQVASELGDNRLAIFVEAVVAGSVVYEGPTAMWRLLNAQNVRESFLENINMIFDGLISVLETIETSETDLLTIWSFGIGALNWHDGYERCYLQDLKKALCLAAQRNGINSISDKLEGLGPAEYNVQGNRDRYRIPNRWYEDTESGVLSSDEEKNEFYQTLKNLSVEEAIEQLTEPTKFDVNLEVLCSGIYVIANRLEAEKPTGYPKHLQRLIGLLLERNYGAITAFARRTKHLCLSYAITCGSNY, encoded by the coding sequence ATGACAACACATGACAAAAATCCTACAGCTGGTATTGGTGATCCCTACTGGTACGAGTGGACTATTGGGCAAAAATATGTGGTCGACATGCTTAATACGGATAATAGAATCGAATACGTTATTTTGCAAGCGACTGAAGCGCAAGGGTTAGATGATGTCGTAATTGTGTATGCCGACGGAACCTCGGAGTATGTGCAAGTCAAACATACTCGTGCAGAGGACACAATAACTTTCGGAAATATGTTGTCTCTTTTGAAAAGTATGTCCAAAGCATGGGCAACACTAAAAAGCAAATGGATGAAATGCTCACCAGTACTTTTCTCCAATAGGAAAATTAGTACTAAATCAACTACAATGAAGGATTCCAATACTGTAGAGTACCATAGACCCGCACTCGATCAGTTCCTTTTACATCTCCAGTCAGAACTCACTACAGCTTTTAAACTTACTGATGTTCGGATGCCAGTCCAATGGCTGGTTGCATGGAACGAATGGAATGACCAACTAAGTGGGCTCTCAAGTGACGATGAGAAATTAGAATTCCTCAAACTGCTAGTTATAAAGGCTGAACAGCCCGATTTGGAAGAACTAACAAGCCAAGTAACGCAGAAGATCTCTACCACATTTGGGATATCAACTGAGAAAGCAAGGTCTATATTCAGCCAACTCGATCATGCTCTGCGTAAATGGGTGACAACGTCTCGCGGCCAAAAAGAATCAATACATCGCGAGGAAGTATATGAAGTACTAAGCATGCGTTCACAAGAACTTGTAGGGGAACACATGCTATTGCCTCCCGCACCATTCTTTCCAAGCAGGTTAAAGTTTCTGGAGGATTTGTCTAATCATTTGTTGTCAGGCTCTCATCCAATTACATTCTTGACTGGCATGCCTGGTCAAGGTAAAACAAGTGTCGTAAGTGCATTGGCAAACCGACGTGATCCAATTATTGATCTACGGTATCATGCATTTAAACCAATAACACCTCAGACGGAGAGGTTGCCTGCCGATTCAGGCGTAACGACGAAGGCCGAGGTATTGTGGGGAGACTTGCTGATTGAACTTCGTAGCTTCTTCTTCAAAGGACGCCTAGCAAGATATAATGTTCCCATTAGAAACGATTTTTTGACCCTAGTTCAGCTAATTTCTGAGGTTTTGAGACTAGCAAACATTTTAGGAGAAGAGCGGGGTCGACCAACGATCATCGCAATAGATGGTATTGATCATGCAGCTCGTGCTGGTGTCGATCAACACTCCTTCCTAGAAACATTGATACCACCTGATGCAGTTCCGAAGCATGTACATTTCTTAATTGTGGGACAACCTGCTAATTCCTACGACAAATACCCATTTTGGCTAAAGGGAAGCTCGTATGGAGTTTCCCGCTGGATCGTTGAAGGTATTCAAGAAGAGGATATTTCACAGCTTCTTGCTACCGAGATCCCTGAGTTGCCCGTGGATCAATTTCAGGCAACGGTTAGATTAATTAATTACGTTTCAAAGGAAAATACGCTGGCTGCCATTTTTGCTATTGAAGAGGCCAAGTCGCTTCTCGATGTAGATGAGTTACAAATTAAATTAACAAACCGAAGGTTGACGAATAGTATCTCTGAGTACTATGAAAACATTTGGTTGGCAGCAGTTGCTCGTCTTGATGACAGATTTCCCTTTGTCGGGCAACGTTTGGCCAGCTGTCTTTCTCTGGCAAACGAGAGAGTGACAGGTAAGGATTTGGCAATAATATTCGCGGAAGTGATGAATATATCACCCATTGACTGGACAGAGGCTCTGCGTGCTCTTCGGCCATTGGTAATTGAAGAGAATGATGGCTTTCGAGTGACTCACAACGATGTTAGGGTTCACCTTACAAAACAAGTACATGCTCAACCAGAAAGGCTTCGTGAGGTAGCAAGCCTAATTGCGAATTACTATTGGAAGGTTCCAGACAAGGGGATTGCAAGACATGCCAGCTTGTTTGATTTATTAAGAAAGAGTGATCGTCATTCGGATCAAGCACGAGTATTTATGCCAGAATACGTCATGGAAGGCATTGCTTTAGAACGACCGATAAGGGAATTGCACGAACAATGCCAACAAGCTTTGCTACACGTTGCTGAAACAAGAGATTGGGATTGTGTCCATGCCGTATCGTGCGCTGCGGCAACACTCGTGCAATTACATAAGTCAGTTGACTGGACGGGTAGTAGCTTCGAGTATGTACCGGATGTACCACCGCTTCTTTTTTCCGAAGGTAGGGTTCCTAACAAGGAAGCATGGACGCTAGATGGAGTACATCTCACGATGGTTGACGCTTATCGTCTAATCCAGGTACATGAAAGGGAACGAGCATATAGTTTAATACGTCGTTGGTTCTTCGATATGACACCGATTGATCTTGTAAGCATACTGAAGGACAATGTGTTTGATCAAATAACTGACTACGAACATTTGAATGAGACCTTCCAGGCAACTTTACGTGTGTGGGGGCAAGTAAGTTATCATGTCGGTTTGCTCTGGACTGAATCGAAAGAATCTTATATGACAGAAGATGTATTGAATCGTCAAGCATGGGCTCATTTCTCCAATGGAGTAATGAGTGAATCATTAGAATATGGTGATCTGAGAGATTGGATTTGGTCTAGGCAAGTTTCGGTTTATACTTTTTTTAGTGACATGGAAGAGAACCTGTTGCAGCTAGCATCAAAAAGAAGATGGCCTGAAATTGCATATACCCTAAAAGAATGGGGAGGAAAACGTGACAGGCTCCCAGATACATTTCAAATTAAAGCCGCTGCACTTAGCCTTTTCACGGAACGGAAAGACCTATTCGATTTCTGGGTTCAGCCAATAGTAGACGAGGGATTTAAGTGTCTCGAAAATATCGATTCGAGTCGTCACTTGGAGGATCACGTGCTTCTTTACTGTATGGTAAGTTTTGTTTTGGGTTGGACGCAGCCTTCTCGTGAAAATAGTGGAATTGGAGAGGAAGGTGTCGCCGCTTACTATGTGAAAAGGAGAGATAGCCGCACAAAAGGACATTTATCGGCACTGCTTCGCGGTAGTGCTCTTGCAGGGAAATGGCTAGGTACCTATAGGAGGAGAGGAGAAGAAGCAGCCGGACGAATCGTTTCATCGCATGAGGTCAAGCTAGTCCTTAAAGCATTAGTAATCAAAAAAAGAAACTTCAATGAAACTGCTTACAAAGATCAACCAGCGACAAAATGGATTGTTGAGGTTATTATCGAATGTGCCTCACTAATTGGTGGTGAAGCTGATCGTACAGTTTATCAGTTCATGAAGGAATATAGCCAGTCCTACCCTGTCAATTATATGATGGAAATTGCATGGCGCTATCTATGGGATCGGGGAGAAGAAGAATTATTGGAGCATTGGTTCCTTCACTGGTGTGCTGATGAAGGAAGGGCTTGGCATCACGATGTAGCAGAGCGTGTAGACATCGTGAATCGAATTTCTGATCTTGCTGCTGAAATTGGATTTCAACAAGAAGCCAAGCGAGCACGACAGCTACTAAAATGGGGCATGATCGGCTACACAGGTCACAAAGAGTACGTACTGGAGAGCCCGCAAGATTGGTATAAGGAACTTGCTAAACTGGAACCAGAAATCTGGGAAAATGAAGGGAAGCAACTACTCGAAATTTGCCAGGTTGCATCAGAGCTAGGAGACAATCGACTTGCAATATTTGTAGAAGCTGTTGTGGCTGGTTCTGTAGTTTATGAAGGACCTACGGCTATGTGGCGTTTACTGAATGCCCAAAACGTAAGAGAATCGTTTTTGGAAAACATCAACATGATATTCGATGGCTTGATCTCTGTACTTGAAACTATAGAGACTTCCGAGACCGATCTTCTTACGATCTGGTCCTTTGGAATAGGTGCTCTAAACTGGCACGACGGTTATGAACGTTGCTATCTTCAGGATTTGAAAAAAGCACTGTGCCTTGCTGCTCAACGGAATGGCATCAATTCTATAAGTGATAAGCTAGAGGGGCTAGGCCCTGCAGAATATAACGTGCAGGGAAATCGAGATCGTTATCGTATTCCAAATAGGTGGTACGAAGACACGGAGAGCGGTGTGTTAAGCAGTGATGAGGAGAAAAATGAATTTTATCAAACATTGAAAAACCTTTCTGTTGAAGAGGCAATTGAGCAGTTAACAGAACCAACCAAATTTGATGTTAACTTGGAGGTTTTGTGTTCAGGAATTTATGTTATTGCCAACAGGCTAGAAGCTGAAAAACCAACTGGGTATCCAAAACATCTTCAGCGTCTAATTGGGCTATTATTGGAGCGAAATTATGGAGCGATTACAGCATTCGCTCGGCGCACCAAGCACTTGTGCCTCTCGTACGCGATAACGTGCGGTTCGAACTACTGA
- a CDS encoding helix-turn-helix domain-containing protein: MDNSILASVGFRVREIRKERKLSQEQLGEIAGFHFSYIGGIERGEKNVSLLNLQKIAEALSVPVYELLKYEVNTKPPRSEKEHLLVKVQQLTVKMNSKDLKKMLLFITEIMDNK, translated from the coding sequence ATGGATAATTCCATTTTAGCAAGTGTAGGTTTTCGAGTCAGAGAAATAAGAAAAGAGCGTAAACTCTCTCAAGAGCAATTAGGAGAAATCGCAGGATTTCATTTTTCATATATAGGTGGAATCGAGCGTGGAGAGAAGAACGTGTCATTATTAAACCTTCAAAAAATCGCTGAGGCGCTTAGTGTACCTGTGTACGAACTGCTTAAATATGAAGTAAATACGAAACCACCACGTTCAGAGAAAGAACATTTATTGGTGAAGGTTCAACAACTAACAGTAAAAATGAATTCTAAAGACCTTAAAAAAATGTTGTTATTTATAACTGAAATAATGGACAACAAATAG
- a CDS encoding helix-turn-helix domain-containing protein, translating into MNEQEIYVFVGYKIREWRSIKNLTQEQLGEKLNMSRPSISNIEAGRHHISLHLLFRLAYILEIPPQELITK; encoded by the coding sequence ATGAACGAACAGGAGATATATGTATTTGTTGGTTATAAAATACGTGAATGGCGTTCAATAAAGAATCTGACTCAAGAGCAGTTAGGAGAAAAGTTAAACATGTCTCGTCCATCAATCTCGAATATAGAGGCTGGAAGACATCATATTAGCTTGCATTTATTGTTTCGACTGGCATATATCTTAGAAATACCTCCTCAAGAATTGATAACAAAATAG